The Coffea arabica cultivar ET-39 chromosome 6e, Coffea Arabica ET-39 HiFi, whole genome shotgun sequence genome contains the following window.
GCCCATTACAAGTGTTAAAGAATGGATTTGGAAAGCTTTGCTTAATTATTGAAGTTATCAAAAGAAGGCCTAATTACCCAAAACCCTTTGTAGTTAGGTGTTTCTTGCACCTTGCCCCCAGAATTCTTCTCGTCGACACTTTTCCCTGGAGTCAACAATCAATAATTCCACTAAAAGAGACAAAAACGCAACTCCGATATAGCTCAGATTCCGTGCCACGACTTGGATTACTGTTAAGGCAGTGGAACAGTTGAAAACGGTTTTAACACTTGGGGGCACAATTACGAGTGCCAGACACTAGCAGCATAGGCTGCTGACCTCGGGCCGTGGCCATGCATCAAAACAAACACTACTGTTAAGAAGAAGCACAACAGAACAGACGCAGAGCTCAGCAATGATAATACTGTAGCATGGCATGATATTTTGATGGCAAACCAAAGTATCCATCTTAGGAGGAGCTAAACCACAAAGGAAAAAATCCATCCAAGAAGATGATACGATGACTTGATGTTGTCAAGTCTCATTGCCAACTAACCCTTGAACGATCAAAAGCTCTTGATAACACAAGACCGGGAATAGCACTTTGTCCACTGATACAATTACATCAAATATAAAATTatcaattttctttgaaaatctttttaaaaaattattttggcaCGTCTACTTCTAATAAGTCAATAGGTAATGACTAATGAATTATAACATCTAACTTGTCTGTATGTATGCTATGGCATATTGATTCCAGATTAAATATGCTTTCCAACGTAAACAGCATAAAATATCTTGTGATATAGACCATGACGCATTAAGAGTGGAAATTGACAGACAAAATAGACGGATTATGTATACTAATTAATTTGGTAAATTATTCAAAGTATGCAAATAATACTAGCATAGGGaagaaaatctagaaaataaaagaagaaagaaaaagaaaggtaaGCAAATCTACGAACTCGAGTGTTTAGCTGCATAGATTTCATTCTACTATCAATTTTAATGTAAATACGAGCCATGAAGTTGGACCCTAAGTCATAGGCGTCAAGTGGCGATTAGAAGATATCGGGGGCAAATCTGTGGCTAAAGCTTTACTTCAGGGGGTTTAGTGTAATTAAGCTTTGACAGCATCTTTGAAGTTTGTTTCTTGGCCCTTATGTAACTTGTGATTTTACTTCATTTCAACATAAATTTCTTTAGAAAGCCGGACAAAGAAAAACTTGTTTATGTGCTACTAAGTTATTAAATTGAATTTAACATCCGTAGACACCATATGAAGATTGAAGAACGCTTCCCGACTTGACCAACCCACGCTTCGAGGTTATATTTCAATTAATTCAGGCCTAAAATCATTCGAAAGAGTAATAAAGACAAAAGGAGTTCCGCATGCAAATGCTTGTTGCGAATATGATAaactatattattttttttttcttcttttggaaATCACTCTGTCTAATACCATGTTCCATTTTGGCCCAAGAAGCTCTGAAAGTCCTTCCCTCTTTGATACGTCTTTTTCGCGGATTATTTATGTGCAATGGTGAATATATGCCTTCTACGCCTAGGAGATTGACCACGGACTGCACGTTGCACTCCTCTTaaagtattttttttgtttctcccTTATAATTTCTTGATAAATGACGGTGCATTTTCTATCTTTAGCTTTTTATAGTTGAGGTTGGACattattagtgattttttttccctctcatcTAACGTCAATCTTTCATGTCTCCACCATCCTTTAATGGCTTTAATTCTTTTCtcgtccatttttttttcagacgATAACTGTTATATAATCTAATATATCTTACACTAATCAGAGGGAACGGATTTGAGGAAATTCAGGAATAACTTGAAGGGGATTGAACCACTGTCGAACTAAAAGAATGCGCTATGCATTCATCCaaatttttttaagtaaaatcaCTTACATATGACCATTAATGGGAGGGAAGGTTGTATCAAACTTTAATCCCGTCTACAAAACACCATTTTTGTGGGTCCCACACgacgtgaaaatcgagttacaagaCGTGATCTGAGCCGCACAAAATTTTTTAGCTTCATCCAGGCCATCAACTGCCTGGGACAACCGTCCAGGCCCCTCGTCCAGGTTGTATCAAACTTTAATCCCGTCTACTCCACTTCACCCTTTCTTGTGTGGACTAAGAAAGTACTACTAGCCTTCATAGTCAACGCCTGGGGAACTGGGCAGCACTTTATATGCAATATCGTTTTTGTATTATAATAAAGACATATGAACGCAAAAAGGTTGTAAATTTTTTGCGGAGGGGTCATTTTCCAAAACTAGCGGTTGATATGCACTTCTCATGATGCAACTATGCAAGTATACTTGGACTCTTTGAAGTAGATGGAGCTCTAAGAGAAGTGCAACTAGCTAGACAATGATTGCTCATCGTGAATATGTTCTTCCTCCTAATGCACGCACATTGGTTCTAAGCTTCTTGGCATTTCGGATTAGTTGCTTTGCTGTCACGGAACCAATCGACAAATATCACTACTCTTCTTGTGCCAGATTCTGTTCTTTATCATCTTTCCGAGAAGTAAATTGATTTCACTGGCTGATCAATACAATAATTTACATAAAGATGTTCTTTCATCTTGAATTACTTATGATTATCGTCAATGTCAATAGCTGAGTAAATGAGTTGGGGCAGGAAAAAAAATGTCCactagaagaaaaaaaaaatagaggttAAAATAAACAATGCTATTTGGAAATCCTGTTCCAGGCATCTTCAGAGACTAGCTTAAAAGTTAGCAATATTCGCGCTCATATGAATACTTTGTAATGCGATATTTGATGAGCCCGATTgattttcaattgaatttgaCACAACAATGGAGGTGAAAAGGAACTATATCAGTTATCACctcccttgctgccctggtatCCCACAAGAACTGCTGCCTCTCACACTTACAGGTCCAAATCTTCTTCGCAAAATAAACAAGAAAGCCATCACCTAACATATCTTTAATACTATGTACTGAAGCTAAGCGGATTGGTTTGTAGTTTTTAAGCTTTACTAGGACCTAGTTGAAGTGTCCTGCATTTATTCATCTACTGTTTTAGGAGGGAGGATAGCTATCGTCGTAACGATCACTAcatttgtcttagctttgatGATGGAGTAGACTCTAATGATCAATTGGAACATGGATGCCTTTAGGCTTTAGTGGACGGAATGATGCTTTTTTGAGCGTCACATCATTGACAAGACACCTTAATTTCTCCATACcctttatctttcttttttttttttcaacactgCAGAGATATCCAGGATCACCCGACTAATCCTACAGTGCCCAGGCAAAGCGGGCTCGACCGATGCCTAGGATGTAAACAATTGGATTGTGGATTGAAATCGAACCTAGGTGGACTTGGAGTAAAGACCCCGTCTCCACCATCCGAACAACCCAGCGCGGGCTTCTCCATACCCTTTATCGATctcattttatttgaaaaatttgtcaACAGCAATCAGCATTGAGCTTAAAGATTGAACTGATCCTtccctatatatagaggtaccaAGCAATCTATTGAGCACCACACTAATAAGCTGTCAGCCCTTCTCTGCTCTCAAATATCCTCTTCCAACTCTTGAGAGTCTTATCAGCCAATTTTTGTTTCGTAATGGACGCAAAAGTAGAGATGGATCCAGTAAAGAAAGGAGAACCAGTAGAAATTGACGAGGAGAAATGGGTTTATGATGCTTCCGTGGATCATAAAGGAAGAGTCCCCTGTCGCGCTACAACAGGCGTCTGGAAGGCCTCGCTCTTTATCATTGGTACGACGTTTAGCCAACTAATTACGTCCATTATTTCTGACTACCCATTCCAAACAGGTCGTTTCTGAGTTTATTTTAGTAACTAGAGATGATTGGAAAAAGATCACTTTTGCATTACAGTAACGATTTTCTTTGCATATCATTGATGCAAGCGTACATAGTTTCTTTGGGAAGCAGAAATATTAATTAAGAGAAGCATGCTTTGGGACTGCACATACTCTCTATGTTTCCATCTTCTGTTCCCCTTAAAAGTCCGCCGGCAGTTCAGTGAGCTTTTCAATACCATAGAGGAAAATTTTAGTGAGCCTCTCCATCCTGAGCTCATGGCATGAAGGCTGGCAACACATGTCTGCACTTTTAATTATGATAGAATACTTGATGTCGCTGAGAAACTTGGGCTCTCATTTAGTGCTTACGAAAAAATgggagagaatttttttttttttctaaaaaatataagAACTGAAAACCTGATTTATAGCAGACAAGTAACTCGATTTCAATATCGTGAGCATGATACTTATATTCTCACAAGGGACTATAATCTTTTGACATGCAGCTGTTGAATTCAGCGAGAGGTTGAGCTATTTTGGAATAGCAACAAGCTTAATCATTTATCTGACTAAAGTGATCCATGAAGATCTCAAAACAGCAGCAAAGGGTGTCAATTATTGGTCTGGGGTAACCACCATGATGCCACTTCTTGGAGGATTCTTAGCTGATGCATACCTGGGCCGTTTCTCCACAGTCCTCATCTCATGCATCATCTATATCATGGTAAACTGCTAGCTTTGAAGTACAGAACAAGAACGCCTGTCTTGATGACAGGAATAACAAAGATATGAAAGGCATAAAGCAGCACTATTATTTACTCAAAAAGATAATAGAGAACTATTAGGATGCTTGTTCTAGCGTTACTGTTTGATCTTATCTCCTAGaagcaaatttagttttttaaTTCCATTTTCTCAATGCCAGGGTCTGCTTCTCTTAACGATGTCTAGTACGATCCCTGCTTTGAAACCCTGTGACAATATTGGCATTTGCCTCGGCCCCAGGAAGGTCCATGAAGTGATATTCTTCCTTGGCATCTATTTGATCTCCATCGCAACAGGAGGACACAAGCCATCATTGGAGAGTTTTGGAGCTGACCAGTTTGATGATAATCATCCAGCTGAAAGAAGGCACAAAATGTCATTTTTCAATTGGTGGAACTTTGGTCTCTGCTGTGGACTGTTACTAGCAGTTACTCTTATCGTTTACGTGCAAGAACACGTCAGCTGGGGTATGGCAGATATCATTCTTACAGTGGTGATGGCTTCCACAATTGTGATCTTCTGTGTTGGAAAACCTTTTTATCGCTACCGGCGGCCAAGTGGAAGTCCATTTACACCAATGCTTCAAGTTATCGTTGCAGCAATTTCCAAGAGGAAACTATCATATCCTTCAAATGCTGGTGATTTATACGAGGTTTCCAAATTCGCAGAGACACAGGGAACGCTTTTATGTCACACTCAGAGGCTCAAGTAAGAACTAAACTTGGTCTTAAAATTGAGTATCTATTTTCTGTTTTTATTAATTACCACATTGCGACTCCAAAAAACATGAAATCACCATATATAAAGCTATCGTACATGCACCTTTCAGGTTTCTTGACAAAGCTGCAATTgttgatgacaaacaaaattgTTCAGCCAACAAAAAGCAATCTCCATGGAGACTTGCAACTGTAACTAAGGTGGAAGAACTGAAACTAGTAATCAACATGATTCCTATCTGGCTAACAACTTTGCAATTTGGTATTTGCGTGGCACAAGCCTCAACATTCTTCATCAAACAAGGGACAGCACTAAATCGCAAGATCATTGGTGGTTTTCTCATTCCACCAGCGTCAATTTATTGCATTACAGCCGTTGGAATGCTAGTTTCTGTCTCTGTTTACGACAGAATACTGATACCATTCTTAAGAAGGCTAAGAGGGAACGAAAGGGGAATCCAGATTCTGCCCAGGATCGGCATTGGGATGATTTTCTCAATATTGACAATGGTGGTTGCAGCTTTGGTAGAAAGAAAGAGACTGGGTGTTGTGGAAGAAAATCCATCTAAAGCTTCAACATCAATGAGTGTGTTCTGGCTGGTGCCGCAATTTCTAATCATTGGCATTGGAGATGGATTTACTCTCGTAGGCTTGCAAGAGTACTTCTACGACCAAGTCCCGGACTCCATGAGAAGCTTAGGAATTGCGTTTTACCTAAGTGTAATTGGAGTGGCAAACTTCCTAAGCAGTGCTTTGATAACTATGATGGATCGCATAACTGAGAGGACTGGCAAGAGTTGGTTTGGGAAAGATATAAATAGCAGCCACTTggactacttttattggttgtTGGCAGGCATGACAGCAGTAAACTTGGCTATATATGTGCTTGTTGCACGGCAATATTCTTACAAGAACGTGCAGAGGACAACGGTGGTGGTGGCGGATTGCTACGAGGGTGGAGGAGTCGAAGAAATGGCTTAATACATCCAGATGCTACTAGGTCAGTCACGACAGAGGCGAAACTAAAGTATTCCAATCTCCAGTAGTAACTTCTGATACATCTTATTACTGTATTTGTCGGCTTTCATTTTGTATATATGCTCTATCCGGTTTAAAAAATTAAGTAATTCCAATGAAAATATGGAACCATGTTCTATCGCAAGGTAACAAACAAGATAATCTAAATGACAGCACTACATCAACCGCGAACCCCCTGCAGAATGAATTCTACAAGATGAAGTTTTACCTGTTGAATCATCAGGCGAAACCTCTCTTATCCAATCTCCCTCGCCCTTAACATAGACGCTTTtggctttatttatctatttttttttcaatcgtTTAGTGCACAGTGTTGCATGAGTATGACACGATCATTTGTCCAGTGGACAACAAGTGTTTTGACAAACATCACATGGCGGCCCCCAGCTCTGCAACTTGTAAAGAAGACCCTCACCTTCTCTTCACTCCATTCTTCATCCTTGCCGCCTACAATAAAACCCCAATACGAGTAGCAAGCACAATTGCAGTCAGCATCAAAGCGATAAAATATTCAGAATACTAGaatatactctttttttttttggggaaaacAAATTATGATGCAACTCATCGATAAAGAATATATCCATTCTTCCAAAAGATAATACGGGAAGTACAACAAGCCAAAAAGAACCAGATGTAAAAGAAAGGGTGAACGACCAAAATGGTCACTGAACTATTAAGTATTAAGTATGGTATGATCAAACTTTTTTCGTGGCCACAACAATCACTAAACAAGCAAAGAGGGCCACCAAAGTCATTTTATCAAATTCTATCAATAAAATAATTGGTAAATCATTGAAATTCAATTACCTTTTCCACAAAATGACTTTTGACAATCAGTTGTTTTACTggtaaaattttgcaaaataaccTCTCTGGCCCCTTTTTACCAGTTTAGTGACCTTTGTGgtcacaaaaataatttttttggtaaTTGACCCATGTCATACTTAACAGTTTAGTGATCTTATTGGCCATTTACTCTAAAAGAAAACATAGTTTGGCTCACCGGACGGTGACAAACGGTTTTGCTAAGGGCTAGTCATCATAAACTACCGATGATACTACAGTAATTTCAACATCTACAGCACAAATTCCACTCCTTTGTCAATCAGTCACTCTAACCGGAGCATGGAACGTATTTTAATTTGTAAGCTATCTACAGCTGTtgtgtttaaaaaataaagaaaaagagtcAGTGTAATGCGGTATCAGTTGCTGCGCTTAATTAGTAGTAAATAGTAATTGGTTTCTCTGAATAAGATAATCTACAAGAGTAAACCTATTAACGGACTAGGTTCGGATCAGAATTAAATATCCTAGACCCATACCCATTTATTCATACTTGTTTAGAATTCGACTTGTACACTCAACGACTCTTACACTTGATCTTCCGGATCCGGATTCGATCGGATTCGAATACGAGCCGAGTATAATCATATCCAAAAATTATATATtgataagtatatatattttataattattaatatgtatatataaaatataatatata
Protein-coding sequences here:
- the LOC113697182 gene encoding protein NRT1/ PTR FAMILY 5.6-like; the protein is MDAKVEMDPVKKGEPVEIDEEKWVYDASVDHKGRVPCRATTGVWKASLFIIAVEFSERLSYFGIATSLIIYLTKVIHEDLKTAAKGVNYWSGVTTMMPLLGGFLADAYLGRFSTVLISCIIYIMGLLLLTMSSTIPALKPCDNIGICLGPRKVHEVIFFLGIYLISIATGGHKPSLESFGADQFDDNHPAERRHKMSFFNWWNFGLCCGLLLAVTLIVYVQEHVSWGMADIILTVVMASTIVIFCVGKPFYRYRRPSGSPFTPMLQVIVAAISKRKLSYPSNAGDLYEVSKFAETQGTLLCHTQRLKFLDKAAIVDDKQNCSANKKQSPWRLATVTKVEELKLVINMIPIWLTTLQFGICVAQASTFFIKQGTALNRKIIGGFLIPPASIYCITAVGMLVSVSVYDRILIPFLRRLRGNERGIQILPRIGIGMIFSILTMVVAALVERKRLGVVEENPSKASTSMSVFWLVPQFLIIGIGDGFTLVGLQEYFYDQVPDSMRSLGIAFYLSVIGVANFLSSALITMMDRITERTGKSWFGKDINSSHLDYFYWLLAGMTAVNLAIYVLVARQYSYKNVQRTTVVVADCYEGGGVEEMA